In Arthrobacter citreus, a single genomic region encodes these proteins:
- a CDS encoding MFS transporter, protein MPKKLWFLLIGMILNVTGNSFLWPFNTVYIHTYLGKSLSVAGLILMFNSLAGVFGNMLGGWLFDKFGGYRSILTGISITFLSILGLVINHSWTFYSCFFVVLGFGIGIVFPSMYAMVGAAWPEGGRKAFNAIYVAQNLGVAIGTALGGIVADFNINYIFSANLLLYIVFFLVALFGFRDIGVPKVVNEIQVDQSKKQRFSFTPSMKALMIVCCAYVLCWLVYVQWQTTIASEMQNLHIGLKKYSLLWTINGALIVLAQPIISSTIRKYKLSMRKQMLFGIGFFIASTIFVSTAQQFSMFMTGMIILTIGEMFVWPAVPTIANMLAPKDRVGMYQGIVNSAATVGRMLGPVIGGAVVDTFNMRVLFIVLVVFLGISMIFSVLYERQAKKVVKVENQTLAS, encoded by the coding sequence AAATGTAACAGGTAATTCTTTCTTATGGCCATTCAATACAGTATATATCCATACGTATTTAGGAAAGTCCTTGTCTGTTGCAGGGCTTATTTTAATGTTTAATTCATTGGCTGGTGTATTTGGAAATATGCTCGGTGGCTGGCTATTTGATAAATTTGGGGGATATAGGTCAATCCTAACTGGTATTAGTATTACATTTTTGTCAATCTTAGGTTTGGTTATTAATCATTCTTGGACATTTTATAGTTGTTTCTTTGTAGTATTAGGGTTTGGAATCGGAATTGTATTTCCTTCAATGTACGCGATGGTTGGAGCAGCATGGCCAGAAGGTGGTCGTAAAGCTTTTAATGCAATCTATGTAGCTCAAAATCTTGGTGTTGCGATTGGGACGGCTTTAGGTGGAATTGTTGCAGACTTTAATATTAATTATATTTTCTCCGCTAATTTGCTATTATATATTGTTTTCTTTCTAGTCGCTCTATTTGGATTTAGAGATATTGGAGTTCCTAAAGTCGTAAATGAAATCCAAGTTGATCAGTCCAAAAAACAAAGATTTTCATTTACTCCTTCAATGAAGGCTTTAATGATTGTTTGTTGTGCGTACGTATTATGTTGGTTAGTTTATGTTCAATGGCAAACTACTATTGCTTCTGAAATGCAAAACCTCCACATAGGATTAAAAAAATATAGTCTATTATGGACTATAAATGGTGCGCTTATTGTATTAGCTCAACCAATTATTTCAAGTACTATTCGTAAATATAAGTTAAGTATGAGAAAGCAAATGCTATTTGGGATTGGATTCTTTATTGCATCAACGATTTTTGTGAGCACAGCTCAGCAGTTCTCAATGTTTATGACTGGTATGATTATTTTAACAATTGGGGAAATGTTTGTTTGGCCAGCGGTTCCAACAATCGCTAACATGCTTGCACCAAAAGATCGTGTTGGAATGTACCAAGGGATTGTGAATAGCGCAGCGACTGTAGGGAGAATGTTAGGACCTGTAATAGGTGGAGCAGTTGTTGATACATTTAATATGAGAGTATTATTTATTGTATTAGTTGTCTTTTTAGGTATTAGTATGATTTTCTCTGTTCTTTATGAAAGACAAGCAAAAAAGGTAGTAAAAGTTGAAAATCAAACTTTGGCTTCTTAA